From a single Fusobacterium ulcerans ATCC 49185 genomic region:
- a CDS encoding DUF2634 domain-containing protein, with the protein MGILPEINFIDYSKQVAEIQKETNGKTFLIDFKKGKMLRKNGKLIKTDDERAVRMWLEKVLLTEKYKWNIYKGNGINQYGMTYKANLQGQRFPTPVLYSEFIRELKETILKNKQIIEIKNIDIQLIKHTLETKFTVVLKDFQEFEWEGYL; encoded by the coding sequence ATGGGAATATTACCAGAAATAAATTTTATTGATTATTCAAAACAAGTAGCAGAGATTCAAAAAGAAACAAATGGAAAAACCTTTCTAATCGATTTCAAAAAAGGGAAGATGTTAAGAAAAAATGGAAAACTAATTAAAACAGATGATGAAAGAGCTGTAAGGATGTGGCTAGAAAAAGTACTTTTGACAGAGAAATATAAATGGAATATTTACAAAGGTAATGGAATTAATCAATATGGAATGACTTATAAAGCCAATTTACAAGGACAAAGATTTCCAACTCCTGTTTTATATAGTGAATTCATAAGAGAGCTGAAAGAAACAATATTAAAAAATAAACAAATTATTGAAATAAAAAACATAGACATACAACTAATAAAACATACATTGGAAACTAAATTTACAGTAGTGTTAAAGGACTTCCAAGAATTTGAGTGGGAGGGTTATTTATGA
- a CDS encoding phage portal protein gives MGIIKRFFNKDATKTESTRITGMNFGEFFGLKTGTDLSEVTYFTCLKVLSESLGKLSLHLKDSDNNRITNHDALQRLKNGVNPFMTSSTFKTLLEYWRNHYGNAYAYLSYDLNGNLIGIYPLDPQYVRIWIDNTGLFNGTETLWYEYNKEGKSYFFSKDEILHLKGGLSKDGIVGMSVRETLATTLRGVKASQQYLNNLYDRGLTAKAILRYTGDLNKDLQKKLLEKIEDFINSKTNPTGVMPLPPGMDVVPLDLKLTDSQFFELKKFTALQVAAAYGVKPNHLNNYDKSSYANSEMQNLTFYIDTLLYILTLYEEEFNLKLLTEKERAQGIHFEFNVASILRGDLKTQAECLNKYVSGGIYTINEARKRAGMPEVEGGDVIILNGSYVPLEQIGAAYRKWGEESE, from the coding sequence ATGGGAATTATAAAAAGATTTTTCAATAAAGATGCAACAAAAACAGAAAGTACAAGAATAACAGGAATGAATTTTGGAGAATTTTTTGGCTTGAAAACAGGAACAGATTTATCAGAAGTTACTTATTTCACCTGCTTAAAAGTACTCTCAGAGAGCCTTGGAAAGTTATCACTGCATTTAAAAGATAGTGATAATAATAGGATTACTAATCATGATGCATTACAGCGATTAAAAAATGGAGTAAATCCTTTTATGACATCAAGCACATTTAAAACTTTATTAGAATATTGGAGAAATCATTATGGAAATGCTTATGCATATCTTAGTTATGACCTTAATGGGAATTTAATTGGAATATATCCATTGGATCCGCAATATGTAAGAATTTGGATAGATAATACAGGACTTTTTAATGGCACAGAAACACTTTGGTATGAATATAATAAAGAGGGAAAGTCATATTTTTTTAGTAAAGATGAGATTTTACACTTGAAAGGAGGACTAAGTAAAGATGGAATAGTAGGTATGTCAGTGCGTGAAACACTTGCTACAACACTTCGAGGGGTAAAAGCTAGCCAACAGTACCTCAATAATCTCTATGATAGAGGATTGACTGCTAAAGCAATTTTAAGATATACAGGAGATTTGAATAAAGATTTGCAAAAAAAACTATTGGAAAAAATTGAAGATTTTATCAATTCAAAAACCAATCCTACTGGAGTTATGCCATTACCTCCTGGAATGGATGTTGTTCCTTTGGATCTTAAACTAACAGATAGCCAATTCTTTGAATTAAAAAAATTCACAGCATTACAGGTTGCAGCAGCCTATGGAGTAAAGCCTAACCATTTAAATAATTATGATAAGTCAAGTTATGCAAATTCAGAAATGCAAAACTTGACTTTTTATATTGATACACTTTTATATATTCTGACTTTGTATGAAGAAGAATTCAATTTGAAATTACTGACAGAAAAAGAAAGAGCACAAGGGATACATTTTGAATTCAATGTTGCAAGTATTTTAAGAGGAGATTTAAAGACACAGGCAGAATGTTTAAATAAATATGTTTCTGGAGGAATTTACACAATAAATGAGGCAAGAAAACGTGCAGGAATGCCTGAAGTTGAAGGAGGAGATGTGATTATATTAAATGGAAGCTATGTACCATTAGAGCAAATAGGAGCAGCATATCGAAAGTGGGGTGAAGAAAGTGAATAA
- a CDS encoding baseplate J/gp47 family protein yields MIIKKEQKEILDGMLRNVNEEYDRTEGGLFYDNLAPVSIELEELYQKLDYIFLNSFAETAEGEYLDNIAKEVGVFRRQPTKSKGFVTIKGTIGTVITIGTKVASDTYIYLTTEEKEIPEQGEILVPIESENAGSEYNIPAETIVNFPVTIPGLQRVTNKLATTDGYDGEKDNELRERYYFKVREPVTSGNIYHYKKWCLEVEGVGGVKVFPLWAGPGTVKVVIVNVDIQAADEELQQRVRDYLEEVRPIGATVTVKSAINKGIAITGIVKISKNVDFEEVKKDFEEEVREYFKKIGFNQNYVSYAQVGNTLLNVQGVVDYSDLQLNDGVLNIDLQEEEIPELASITLQKEVI; encoded by the coding sequence ATGATAATAAAAAAAGAACAAAAAGAGATATTAGATGGGATGCTCAGGAATGTAAATGAGGAATATGATAGAACAGAAGGGGGACTGTTTTATGATAATTTAGCACCAGTAAGCATAGAATTAGAAGAACTCTATCAAAAATTAGATTATATATTTCTCAATTCTTTTGCAGAAACTGCTGAAGGGGAATATTTGGATAATATAGCTAAAGAGGTAGGAGTTTTCAGAAGACAACCTACAAAGAGTAAAGGTTTTGTAACAATAAAAGGAACAATAGGAACTGTGATTACAATAGGAACAAAAGTTGCTTCAGATACATATATTTACTTAACTACAGAAGAAAAAGAAATTCCAGAACAGGGAGAGATATTAGTACCTATTGAAAGTGAAAATGCTGGATCAGAATATAACATACCAGCAGAAACTATAGTAAATTTTCCAGTTACAATTCCAGGGTTACAAAGAGTTACAAATAAGCTAGCAACTACAGATGGGTATGATGGAGAGAAAGACAATGAACTGCGAGAAAGGTATTATTTTAAAGTCAGGGAGCCAGTTACATCAGGAAATATTTACCATTATAAAAAATGGTGCTTAGAAGTAGAAGGAGTTGGAGGAGTTAAGGTTTTTCCACTTTGGGCAGGACCAGGAACAGTGAAAGTGGTTATAGTAAATGTAGATATCCAAGCAGCAGATGAGGAGTTGCAGCAAAGAGTAAGAGACTATTTAGAGGAAGTACGACCAATTGGGGCAACTGTAACAGTTAAAAGTGCTATAAATAAAGGAATAGCAATTACAGGAATTGTGAAAATTTCTAAAAATGTTGATTTTGAAGAAGTAAAAAAAGATTTTGAGGAAGAGGTTAGAGAATACTTTAAAAAAATTGGGTTTAATCAAAATTATGTTAGTTATGCACAGGTAGGAAATACACTTTTAAATGTACAGGGAGTAGTAGATTATAGTGATTTGCAGTTAAATGATGGGGTATTAAATATCGATTTACAAGAAGAAGAGATACCAGAGCTTGCATCAATAACTTTACAGAAGGAAGTGATATAG
- a CDS encoding phage portal protein: MQGLDIIFIAENENGQQETITIPVVQGIEPIICETTDEEFQTIDGSVLNLIGGKGLRSFSFSSFFPSKKYSFVSWVRYQDMQEYVDFLEKYRDLKIPIRIIVVDRYKVVLNMLCRYKFTYALRDKAGDIPYTLEIKEYVLPVQRSDNNV, translated from the coding sequence GTGCAGGGTTTGGATATTATATTTATAGCAGAAAATGAAAATGGCCAACAAGAAACAATCACAATCCCTGTAGTTCAGGGAATTGAGCCAATTATTTGTGAAACTACTGATGAAGAATTTCAAACGATAGATGGATCTGTTTTAAATTTAATAGGAGGAAAAGGATTAAGAAGTTTTTCCTTTTCCTCTTTTTTTCCTAGCAAGAAATATAGTTTTGTGAGTTGGGTAAGATACCAAGACATGCAAGAGTATGTTGATTTTTTAGAAAAATATAGAGATTTAAAAATCCCAATCAGGATAATTGTAGTAGATAGATATAAAGTAGTTTTAAATATGCTTTGCAGATATAAGTTTACTTATGCATTAAGAGATAAAGCTGGAGATATTCCATACACACTGGAAATAAAAGAATATGTTTTGCCAGTTCAAAGAAGTGATAACAATGTATAA
- a CDS encoding XkdQ/YqbQ family protein, which produces MYKIIVKDKDITAYTANLNWRDSVDTLGVELNFDVAVNRHDENFSFLWDITLGDNVQLINSKGESLLQAIIVSENLNEKTTNFVAYDMAWYLNKSTVIRQFKKMIGNECVKSLCEEIGIKVEVSGLDTKIDKIYKDKAVSEVIYDIINQCSQHNSKKFFIEMDKGILKVGSFKKIKVTGQYELHKNHFVNVADFVGNVSLNKSIIDMKNSVLVITADKEAVRTVGKEQDQESIKKYGMLQEVVILDEKEYKKAKLVAKNELKKLNRITENFSITILGDDKVKSGRVIDLEIPFFNLKGEYLIKESNHIVQNGIHKSELKLEVYQE; this is translated from the coding sequence ATGTATAAAATTATTGTAAAAGATAAGGATATAACAGCTTACACAGCAAATCTAAATTGGCGTGATAGTGTTGATACATTAGGAGTAGAGTTAAATTTTGATGTGGCAGTAAATAGACATGATGAAAACTTTTCTTTTCTCTGGGATATCACACTTGGGGATAATGTACAGCTCATAAATAGTAAAGGTGAAAGTTTGCTTCAAGCTATTATTGTATCAGAAAATTTAAATGAAAAAACAACAAACTTTGTGGCATATGATATGGCTTGGTATTTAAATAAATCTACAGTTATTAGACAATTTAAAAAAATGATAGGAAATGAATGTGTAAAATCTTTATGTGAAGAAATTGGAATTAAAGTTGAAGTTTCTGGGTTAGATACTAAGATAGATAAAATATATAAAGATAAAGCTGTTTCAGAAGTGATTTATGACATTATTAATCAATGCTCACAACACAATTCCAAGAAATTTTTTATTGAAATGGATAAAGGGATATTGAAAGTAGGGTCTTTTAAAAAAATAAAGGTAACAGGGCAGTATGAGCTACATAAAAATCACTTTGTTAATGTGGCTGATTTTGTAGGTAATGTTTCTTTAAATAAATCTATTATTGACATGAAAAACTCTGTCTTGGTAATAACAGCAGATAAAGAAGCTGTGAGAACAGTAGGAAAGGAACAGGATCAAGAAAGTATTAAAAAGTATGGAATGTTGCAAGAGGTTGTAATACTTGATGAAAAGGAATATAAAAAAGCAAAACTTGTGGCAAAGAATGAGTTAAAAAAATTAAATAGAATTACTGAAAATTTTTCTATCACTATCTTAGGGGATGATAAAGTGAAAAGTGGCAGAGTAATTGATTTAGAAATACCTTTTTTCAATTTAAAAGGGGAATATTTAATAAAGGAAAGCAATCATATAGTACAAAATGGAATTCACAAATCAGAACTAAAGTTGGAGGTGTATCAGGAATGA
- a CDS encoding DUF2577 family protein, which translates to MSDNQKAWDIAMAEKFKERDNPKPIGAVLGKILRPLPDISIELLGGYGILDADKIYLSNAITNRLAIECTIKDFESMGNSIENMKSSFMETGTWTPFKPITLPLPSNDKTESVDIKIPKQTNEKENKTKGKFILQTVFNLIPGMYVLVIPNYEEDKFFVVDVFNYAPEVSLEWEYYQK; encoded by the coding sequence ATGAGTGATAATCAAAAAGCTTGGGATATAGCTATGGCAGAGAAATTTAAAGAAAGAGATAACCCAAAGCCTATTGGAGCAGTCTTAGGAAAAATTTTAAGGCCACTTCCTGATATATCAATTGAATTATTAGGCGGTTATGGGATTTTAGATGCAGATAAGATTTATCTTTCTAATGCTATTACAAATAGATTAGCTATAGAATGCACAATAAAGGACTTTGAAAGTATGGGTAATAGTATTGAAAACATGAAAAGTTCCTTTATGGAGACTGGAACATGGACCCCATTCAAGCCTATTACTTTACCTTTACCATCAAATGATAAGACAGAAAGTGTTGATATAAAAATCCCAAAACAAACAAATGAAAAAGAAAATAAAACTAAAGGAAAATTTATACTGCAGACTGTATTTAATTTAATTCCTGGAATGTATGTTTTAGTAATACCTAACTATGAGGAAGATAAATTTTTTGTAGTTGATGTATTTAATTATGCTCCGGAGGTGAGCCTTGAATGGGAATATTACCAGAAATAA
- a CDS encoding HK97 gp10 family phage protein, with translation MDGFSSRDLENLEREVLRLAKKYPKETKKFLQNQGNKLKARVKKKAKSKLKEKSGNYLKGFKRGKVYKYNQEEDTVRVYNNMLHAHLIEYGHTIKDKTGKEHGF, from the coding sequence ATGGATGGATTTAGCTCAAGAGATTTAGAAAATTTGGAGAGAGAAGTTTTAAGACTTGCAAAAAAGTATCCAAAAGAAACAAAGAAATTTTTACAAAATCAGGGAAATAAGCTAAAAGCAAGAGTAAAAAAGAAAGCAAAATCCAAATTAAAAGAAAAAAGTGGAAACTATCTGAAAGGGTTTAAACGTGGGAAAGTTTATAAATACAATCAAGAAGAGGATACAGTGAGAGTTTATAATAATATGCTACATGCTCACTTAATTGAATATGGGCATACAATTAAAGACAAGACAGGGAAAGAACATGGGTTTTAA
- a CDS encoding head-tail adaptor protein: MNNITKRLRHSVEVWHMIDGKNELGENEKIPEKFKNAFSEIVPQNSSVKQGQAETESNEHQFKFTFRRKSVQGIQKDWFFIFEKEKYEVVYFNRDFKDNQFIEVFCKRIEE, from the coding sequence ATGAATAATATAACAAAGCGATTAAGGCATTCTGTAGAAGTATGGCATATGATAGATGGTAAAAATGAACTTGGAGAGAATGAAAAAATACCAGAAAAATTTAAAAATGCTTTTAGTGAAATTGTTCCTCAAAACTCTAGTGTGAAACAGGGACAGGCAGAAACGGAGAGTAACGAACATCAATTTAAATTCACATTTAGAAGAAAATCAGTTCAAGGAATTCAAAAGGACTGGTTTTTTATATTTGAGAAAGAAAAATATGAAGTTGTCTATTTCAACAGAGACTTTAAAGATAATCAATTCATTGAGGTATTCTGTAAAAGAATAGAGGAGTAA
- a CDS encoding head-tail connector protein, translating into MLLEIEDVKDYLRIDYDEDDNLLQSLMVAAENYLNDAICNLKEHLEKEEFKERAKILMYVIIQDWYDNREAGESKDFNYTIRSMMTQLQAGG; encoded by the coding sequence ATGCTTTTAGAAATAGAAGATGTAAAGGACTATCTCAGGATTGATTATGATGAAGATGATAATTTGCTGCAATCTTTAATGGTTGCAGCAGAAAATTATTTAAATGATGCTATATGTAACCTGAAAGAACATTTGGAAAAAGAAGAATTTAAAGAAAGAGCTAAAATTTTAATGTATGTAATTATCCAGGATTGGTATGATAATCGCGAAGCAGGGGAAAGCAAGGACTTTAATTATACAATAAGAAGTATGATGACACAATTGCAAGCAGGTGGCTAA
- a CDS encoding head maturation protease, ClpP-related: protein MNKKWLEIRNQAEITEIFINGDIENDAHNDGIMEQWFGLKDTNTYPLEVKKALDEADNKEVHVHINSYGGEVFAGVAICNMLKNYKGKTVAYVDGLAASAASIIAFGCDEVIIPNNAYLMIHRVSCGVFGNADDLRTQIEVLEKLEDGIANTYEEKAVEGVTKEEILNLMKEETWFTGKDAVKYFNITLEQGSNFVNYVGTNQKFKNIPKEIINKTDHKNDELKAKEVARLENLSKEIDITLALGGI from the coding sequence GTGAATAAAAAGTGGTTAGAAATTAGAAATCAAGCAGAAATTACAGAAATTTTTATCAATGGAGATATAGAAAATGATGCTCATAATGATGGTATCATGGAGCAATGGTTTGGCTTGAAAGATACAAATACATATCCATTAGAAGTAAAAAAAGCTTTAGATGAGGCAGATAATAAAGAAGTCCATGTTCATATCAATAGTTATGGCGGAGAAGTTTTTGCAGGAGTAGCCATTTGCAATATGTTAAAAAATTATAAAGGAAAAACAGTTGCTTACGTTGATGGATTAGCTGCAAGTGCTGCATCAATCATTGCTTTTGGTTGTGATGAAGTTATTATTCCAAATAATGCATACCTTATGATACACAGAGTAAGTTGTGGAGTTTTTGGAAATGCTGATGATTTGAGAACTCAAATTGAAGTTTTAGAAAAACTAGAAGATGGAATTGCAAATACTTATGAAGAAAAAGCAGTTGAAGGAGTAACCAAAGAGGAAATTTTAAATTTAATGAAAGAAGAAACATGGTTCACAGGTAAAGATGCAGTAAAATATTTCAATATAACTTTAGAGCAAGGAAGTAACTTTGTAAATTATGTTGGGACAAATCAGAAATTTAAGAATATTCCAAAAGAAATTATAAATAAAACAGATCATAAAAATGATGAATTAAAAGCAAAAGAAGTGGCAAGACTGGAAAATTTAAGTAAAGAAATTGATATTACATTAGCCTTAGGAGGGATTTAA
- a CDS encoding putative phage tail protein, with protein MEAKRLMQHMPKYYRTIAEIVVLQKTIQSELEVIDFTSEDVLKQFFIYTATWSLPIWERIFGLPVGDETTNIQERRENLISKLRSYGTTTKEMIVRVGNAFTNGEVQVVEHNEKYLFEIIFTGIIGIPPNMDDFKETIEIIKPAHLTYTVVFRYRTWGELSPYRWGELEPFTWDELYQRAEIA; from the coding sequence GTGGAGGCCAAAAGACTTATGCAGCATATGCCAAAATATTATAGAACTATAGCAGAAATAGTAGTATTGCAAAAAACTATTCAAAGTGAACTAGAAGTTATTGATTTTACAAGTGAAGATGTACTAAAACAATTCTTTATTTATACTGCTACTTGGTCATTACCAATTTGGGAAAGGATTTTCGGATTACCTGTTGGGGATGAAACTACGAATATACAAGAACGAAGAGAAAATTTAATTTCTAAACTTAGAAGTTATGGAACTACAACAAAAGAAATGATTGTAAGAGTTGGAAATGCTTTTACAAATGGGGAAGTTCAAGTTGTGGAACATAATGAAAAATATTTATTTGAAATTATTTTTACAGGTATAATAGGGATTCCTCCTAATATGGATGATTTCAAAGAAACAATAGAGATTATCAAGCCAGCACATCTTACATACACTGTTGTATTTAGGTATAGAACTTGGGGAGAATTATCTCCTTATAGATGGGGAGAATTAGAACCATTTACTTGGGATGAGCTTTATCAAAGAGCAGAAATAGCATAA
- a CDS encoding phage tail terminator family protein, whose protein sequence is MVKLSEILKAVNDKLAETFPKVEIDSKDITEKFNRPSFRTELEGLRTSAFMTTYKERNLTIRIYYFPKNIGKSRIERLKMIDDLEEAFLGTLWINESFAIPAEKIEFEETDGVLIASIDSYTMEEIENDITGDMMEELEFNYKS, encoded by the coding sequence ATGGTTAAATTGAGTGAAATTTTAAAAGCAGTAAATGATAAACTTGCAGAAACCTTTCCTAAAGTTGAAATAGATAGTAAAGATATAACAGAAAAGTTTAATCGGCCTAGCTTTCGTACAGAGCTAGAAGGGTTAAGAACAAGTGCTTTTATGACAACTTATAAAGAACGAAATTTAACAATCAGAATTTACTATTTCCCTAAAAATATTGGAAAATCAAGAATAGAAAGACTAAAAATGATAGATGATTTAGAAGAAGCTTTTCTTGGAACTCTTTGGATAAATGAAAGTTTTGCTATTCCTGCAGAAAAGATTGAATTTGAGGAAACAGATGGGGTATTAATAGCAAGCATTGACAGTTATACAATGGAAGAGATTGAAAATGATATTACTGGAGATATGATGGAGGAACTAGAATTTAATTATAAAAGTTAG
- a CDS encoding phage major capsid protein codes for MKKSVELRKDAEAMRNKIKNLKAENKVEEAHGMLQSLKDIENKIREAELEESLNAGGDKQQVTNKKEMNLNRIYNRVLLGKSVSEEEMAFLNAAGTPGQVEATDGKGGYLVPTEQFTQIKELRRTLVSLKTLCNIVPVTSFKGTMPIEKDGTGELIAFEELNEIDQSDVDFAQVAYNTADYGDIIPISNTLLADEKANLISYIGKRFNKKAVNTENKKIIDLLNTLTATAVPNYKGIITALNKDLDPAISQNAVIITNQTYFDILDQMEDKQGRPLLTVSLQDETKKLLKGRQIIVLSDVLLPMKATKAPVFVGDMTEFATFFDREGLELAISSEAGFTKNATYIRAIERFDVKKVDGKAMVYLEVETAAEEGSLCF; via the coding sequence ATGAAAAAATCGGTAGAATTAAGAAAAGATGCAGAAGCAATGAGAAACAAAATCAAAAATTTAAAAGCAGAAAACAAAGTTGAAGAAGCACATGGAATGTTGCAAAGTTTAAAAGATATCGAAAACAAAATCAGAGAAGCAGAGTTGGAAGAAAGTTTAAATGCAGGAGGAGATAAGCAACAAGTGACAAATAAAAAAGAAATGAACTTAAATAGAATTTATAACAGAGTATTACTTGGAAAGTCAGTTTCAGAAGAAGAAATGGCTTTTTTAAATGCTGCAGGAACACCAGGACAAGTAGAAGCTACTGATGGAAAGGGAGGATACTTAGTTCCTACTGAGCAATTTACACAAATTAAAGAATTAAGAAGAACTTTAGTTTCTTTAAAAACTTTATGTAACATTGTTCCAGTTACTTCTTTTAAAGGTACAATGCCTATTGAAAAAGATGGAACAGGAGAATTAATTGCATTTGAGGAATTAAATGAAATAGATCAATCAGATGTGGATTTTGCACAAGTTGCATACAATACAGCAGACTATGGGGATATTATTCCTATATCCAATACTTTATTAGCAGATGAAAAAGCTAATCTAATATCATACATAGGAAAGAGATTTAATAAAAAAGCTGTTAACACTGAGAATAAAAAGATTATTGATTTATTAAATACTCTAACTGCTACAGCAGTTCCTAACTATAAAGGAATTATTACAGCTTTAAATAAAGATTTAGATCCTGCAATTTCTCAAAATGCAGTCATAATTACAAATCAAACCTATTTTGATATTCTGGACCAAATGGAAGATAAACAAGGAAGACCACTTTTAACAGTTAGTTTACAAGATGAAACTAAAAAACTGTTAAAAGGAAGACAAATAATAGTACTTTCTGATGTACTGTTACCAATGAAAGCAACAAAAGCTCCTGTATTTGTTGGAGATATGACGGAATTTGCAACATTCTTTGACAGAGAAGGGTTAGAGCTTGCAATATCTAGTGAGGCAGGATTCACTAAAAATGCTACTTATATCAGGGCTATTGAAAGATTTGATGTTAAAAAGGTAGATGGAAAAGCAATGGTATATTTGGAAGTGGAAACAGCAGCTGAGGAGGGTAGCTTATGCTTTTAG
- a CDS encoding phage tail sheath C-terminal domain-containing protein produces the protein MGRPTIDIIFKQKAITAVKRSQLGIVGLIIKDPTKDWTRKEYKIITDIKDEDYTEDFLQLVKDCFQFTPAKVVVFNIKDGTLANILKLVAQERINWLGLGYDGAEADTATLVSWIKSMRKAGKTYKAVVHKAVKPDNKGIVNLMNEKVTFVDSRGEVEGWQYIPSILGMLAGLPMTRSATSFLCSNLQEVSIIDDIDEVIDKGGFCLHKDEGDIRVARACTSLQEITQNETEDMKDIIIIESMDLMRDDIYSTFKGWIGKYKNKYDNQVLFFSAINAYFKELAREDILDKEYNNYSEVDVEAQRLAWLAVGKTEVEDMEDEEIKKLTFKKKVFMMAQIKILNAVEDFIFTIDMF, from the coding sequence ATGGGTAGACCAACTATTGATATTATTTTTAAACAGAAAGCAATTACTGCAGTAAAAAGAAGTCAATTAGGAATTGTGGGATTGATTATAAAAGATCCAACAAAAGATTGGACAAGAAAAGAATATAAAATTATAACAGATATTAAAGATGAAGATTATACAGAGGATTTTTTGCAATTGGTAAAAGACTGTTTTCAATTCACTCCAGCTAAAGTGGTTGTATTTAATATAAAAGATGGAACTTTAGCAAATATACTGAAATTGGTAGCTCAAGAGAGAATTAATTGGTTAGGATTAGGGTATGATGGAGCAGAAGCTGATACGGCAACACTTGTTTCTTGGATAAAATCAATGAGAAAAGCAGGAAAAACTTATAAAGCAGTAGTTCATAAAGCTGTAAAGCCAGATAACAAAGGGATAGTTAATTTAATGAATGAAAAAGTTACATTTGTTGATAGTCGTGGAGAAGTAGAAGGGTGGCAGTATATCCCATCTATTTTAGGAATGTTGGCAGGGCTTCCAATGACAAGATCTGCAACAAGTTTTTTATGTAGTAATTTACAAGAAGTATCAATAATTGATGATATTGATGAGGTTATTGACAAAGGAGGATTTTGCCTACATAAAGATGAGGGAGATATAAGGGTTGCAAGAGCTTGTACATCACTACAGGAAATCACACAGAATGAAACTGAAGACATGAAAGATATTATCATTATCGAGTCTATGGACCTAATGAGGGATGATATTTACTCTACATTTAAAGGATGGATAGGAAAGTATAAAAATAAATATGATAATCAGGTTTTATTCTTTTCTGCAATTAATGCATATTTTAAAGAATTGGCTCGAGAAGATATCCTGGATAAAGAGTATAACAATTATTCAGAGGTTGATGTTGAAGCTCAAAGGTTAGCATGGTTAGCAGTTGGAAAAACAGAAGTTGAAGATATGGAAGATGAAGAAATTAAAAAACTGACATTTAAGAAAAAAGTATTTATGATGGCACAAATCAAAATATTGAATGCAGTAGAAGACTTTATATTTACCATTGATATGTTTTAG
- a CDS encoding phage tail tube protein — protein MAKKMDKNKILRGSFGAVWLNNDELGAAKSFEAKINLEYEDIDIVGDLGKHKRYMGFTGEGTMTLHKIDSSIAELLHEGIQTGDLPDIKLVGKLEDPTAYGAERVEFTGVTINELMALKWANKEIREEEVPFSFSGYRFIDMIK, from the coding sequence ATGGCAAAAAAAATGGATAAAAATAAAATATTGCGTGGTTCTTTTGGGGCTGTCTGGCTAAACAATGATGAACTAGGAGCAGCAAAGTCTTTTGAGGCTAAGATAAACTTAGAATATGAAGATATTGACATTGTGGGAGATTTAGGAAAGCATAAAAGATATATGGGCTTTACAGGTGAAGGAACTATGACATTACATAAAATAGATTCTTCTATTGCTGAGCTATTACATGAAGGAATTCAAACTGGAGATCTTCCTGATATAAAGTTAGTTGGAAAATTAGAAGATCCAACAGCATATGGGGCAGAACGTGTAGAATTTACTGGAGTAACAATAAATGAACTAATGGCTTTAAAATGGGCAAATAAGGAAATCAGAGAAGAAGAAGTTCCATTTTCTTTTTCAGGATATAGATTCATTGATATGATTAAATAA